A genomic stretch from Engraulis encrasicolus isolate BLACKSEA-1 chromosome 12, IST_EnEncr_1.0, whole genome shotgun sequence includes:
- the LOC134459204 gene encoding inositol polyphosphate 1-phosphatase-like, translating into MSELMVALVQASEKAANIARSCRQEEALFSLLIEEKKSGSRRATADFKTLADVLVQEVIKHDIGKRFPGLENNIFGEETNEFMNGLGEHIQVMVCEREEDTARLLSKVLDGNMQAAEALASAAHQDIIIPDLHTGSISIPIHNLGVWVDPIDSTFQYIKGINNCVPEDSIYSRGLQCVTVLIGAYDLHTGEPVMGVINQPFALMDDSKRWQGRFFWGISNGPHSISSMSPTTDLPPSSRRVADHALPPHPHPHSTDPTGSPPGEVEVVVPPQPTCRLSAVLSTREVKPVKALLQDCCSGGVYYASGAGYKALCVVLGLVDVYVFTEDSTYKWDSCGPHALLRAMGGGMADLKECLRQRKAGGLEAERPELMYHLPIEEASGVDRWANRDGLVAYRSRADLETVLQLLTRIEL; encoded by the exons ATGTCGGAGTTGATGGTGGCTCTGGTGCAAGCCTCGGAGAAGGCGGCCAACATCGCCCGCTCGTGCCGCCAAGAGGAGGCTCTCTTCAGCCTACTTATCGAGGAGAAGAAGAGCGGCAGTCGGAGAGCGACCGCCGACTTCAAAACCCTCGCAGACGTCCTGGTCCAAGAAGTTATCAAGCACGACATAGGAAAACGG TTCCCAGGTTTAGAAAACAACATATTTGGTGAAGAAACAAACGAGTTCATGAATGGATTAG GAGAGCACATccaggtgatggtgtgtgagcgAGAGGAGGACACGGCCAGGCTGCTCAGCAAGGTCCTGGACGGCAACATGCAGGCCGCGGAGGCCCTGGCCTCAGCCGCACACCAGGACATCATCATCCCCGACCTGCACACcggctccatctccatccccatacaCAACCTGGGCGTATGGGTCGACCCTATAG ACTCCACGTTCCAGTACATTAAGGGCATCAATAACTGTGTGCCGGAGGACAGCATCTACAGCCGAGGCCTGCAGTGTGTGACGGTGCTCATCGGGGCATACGACCTGCACACGGGGGAGCCCGTCATGGGGGTCATCAACCAGCCGTTCGCACTCATGGACGACAGCAAGAG GTGGCAAGGCAGGTTCTTCTGGGGCATCTCCAATGGACCGCACAGCATCAGCTCCATGTCCCCCACCACAGACTTACCCCCCTCCTCCAGGAGGGTAGCGGACCACGCGCTccctccacacccccacccccactccacagACCCCACCGGCAGCCCTccaggggaggtggaggtggtggtgcccCCCCAGCCCACATGCAGACTCTCAGCTGTCCTCAGCACCCGGGAGGTCAAACCAGTCAAGGCCCTGCTCCAGGACTGCTGCAGCGGGGGGGTGTATTACGCCTCTGGGGCGGGCTACAAGGCCCTGTGTGTGGTCCTGGGTCTGGTGGACGTGTACGTCTTCACCGAGGACTCCACTTACAAGTGGGACAGCTGCGGGCCGCACGCCCTACTGAGGGCCATGGGAGGGGGCATGGCGGACCTGAAGGAGTGCCTGCGACAAAGGAAGGCTGGAGGTCTGGAGGCGGAGAGGCCGGAGTTGATGTACCACTTGCCCATCGAGGAGGCCTCGGGAGTGGACCGTTGGGCCAACAGGGACGGCCTGGTGGCCTACAGATCCAGGGCCGACCTGGAAACAGTTCTGCAGCTGCTGACGAGGATTGAGTTATAA
- the LOC134460188 gene encoding trichohyalin-like, whose translation MDRFSPALLGEIRPAVQRHIRLVVEAMEDDHLQETQALRDTLRHSDKQNSDLEAAHLQERERLQASVRQLNQQLQEVKRQASLIRADQASQTATGQAMISTMGRHLQELQDQLEKERRQAQERENEAMKEIEKLRKQMERERACLQSCDLLIIQRLRHIEEFKQQAERWMQTTMASGEDNTPVVFLTWGLREERRKTQERMPLYHDDLQAFLQTEELENHVREQLRMEAVFEAQCEQERQRLEQSQQERKQHLRAAAQNKQLKLQHKMEKEAQKRKKAAAKEEKRRKEKERKEKEKERKEAEKAAKEEKKREEKERKEMEKAAKEEKRKEEKEAERQERRERRACRCSLFSCFRSSATAD comes from the exons ATGGACCGATTTTCCCCGGCCCTATTGGGCGAAATAAGGCCGGCGGTGCAGCGCCACATCCGGCTGGTCGTGGAAGCCATGGAGGACGACCATCTGCAAGAGACTCAGGCCTTGAGAGACACCCTGAGGCATAGCGATAAgcagaacag CGATCTGGAGGCTGCCCATCTGCAGGAGCGTGAGAGGCTCCAGGCTTCCGTCCGCCAGTTGAACCAGCAGCTGCAGGAGGTCAAGCGTCAGGCCTCCCTGATCCGCGCCGACCAGGCCTCGCAGACCGCCACGGGCCAGGCAATGATCTCCACCATGGGCCGCCACCTCCAGGAGCTCCAGGACCAGCTGGAGAAGGAGAG ACGCCAGGCCcaggagagggagaatgaggccatgaaagagatagagaagctGAGgaagcagatggagagagagagggcatgtctGCAGAGCTGTGATCTGTTGATCATCCAGCGCCTTAGACACATTGAGGAGTTCAAACAACAGGCCGAGAGGTGGATGCAG ACGACCATGGCATCTGGAGAGGACAACACTCCAGTTGTCTTCCTGACGTGGGGCcttcgagaggagaggaggaagacccAGGAGCGCATGCCTCTCTATCATGACGACCTCCAG GCTTTCCTGCAGACTGAGGAGCTGGAGAACCACGTGAGGGAGCAGCTGAGGATGGAGGCCGTGTTTGAGGCCCAGTGTGAACAGGAGAGACAGCGCTTGGAGCAAAGCCAGCAGGAGAGGAAGCAACACCTCAGAGCTGCAGCCCAAAACAAACAGCTGAAACTACAGCACAAGATGGAGAAAGAGGcgcagaagaggaagaaggctgcagcgaaggaggaaaagaggcgaaaggagaaggagaggaaggagaaggagaaggagaggaaggaggccgAGAAGGCGgcgaaggaggaaaagaagagagaggagaaggagaggaaggagatggagaaggcggcaaaggaggagaagaggaaagaggagaaggaggcagagaggcaggagaggagagagaggcgtgCGTGCCGCTGCAGCCTCTTCTCCTGTTTCAGGAGTTCTGCCACTGCAGACTAA